From the Brassica napus cultivar Da-Ae chromosome A8, Da-Ae, whole genome shotgun sequence genome, one window contains:
- the LOC125577058 gene encoding L-type lectin-domain containing receptor kinase IV.2-like produces the protein MESSSSSLHPIASLPHSQSSQYIGLFNNSNNGNETNHVFTVEFDTIQSNEFGDPNDNHDGIDINGLRSFEYSAAEYWNERDARIFARATVMTSVLINNLPETVS, from the exons ATGGAATCGTCTTCGTCGTCTCTCCATCCCATAGCCTCACTTCCGCACTCCCAATCAAGTCAATACATCGGTCTCTTCAACAACTCAAACAACGGTAACGAAACGAACCACGTCTTCACTGTCGAGTTCGACACGATCCAAAGCAACGAGTTCGGAGATCCGAACGATAACCACGACGGAATCGATATAAACGGTTTAAGATCGTTTGAGTACTCAGCCGCTGAGTACTGGAACGAGAGAGAtgcaag aatatttGCTCGAGCAACGGTGATGACTTCAGTGCTGATTAATAATCTGCCTGAAACTGTAAGTTGA
- the LOC106363796 gene encoding protein POLLENLESS 3-LIKE 2-like: protein MSSSLSREQSVKPKAKPDLSNGGYGDENVKTNVNVNVVLNNPLRVDAKPFFSSKLINNKEKLKRTRSSSQTMGMLSFGGCDEGETNTKEKKAIESGLPDSKEFEEVVIMAVFGDRDESVGQEEAQGFSGHHIVLHKPKSLSQSQIRSSGNNGCYKREVDKES from the exons ATGTCTTCAAG CCTCAGTAGAGAACAGAGCGTGAAGCCTAAGGCAAAGCCGGATTTGAGCAATGGTGGGTACGGTGACGAGAACGTGAAAACCAATGTGAATGTGAATGTAGTACTAAACAACCCATTAAGGGTTGATGCAAAACCGTTCTTCTCTTCGAAGTTGATCAACAATAAAGAGAAGCTGAAGAGGACAAGATCGTCGAGTCAAACCATGGGAATGTTGAGTTTTGGTGGTTGTGATGAGGGAGAGACAAACACGAAAGAGAAGAAAGCGATAGAATCTGGATTACCAGACAGCAAGGAGTTCGAAGAAGTGGTGATCATGGCTGTTTTTGGGGACAGAGACGAAAGTGTTGGACAAGAAGAGGCTCAAGGTTTTTCAGGACATCACATTGTCCTCCATAAACCCAAGAGCCTGAGTCAATCTCAAATAAGATCCTCTGGTAACAATGGCTGTTATAAACGCGAAGTCGATAAAGAATCTTGA
- the LOC106414484 gene encoding polyadenylate-binding protein RBP45C-like, translating into MMQQPPPAANGAAAAGPGDQQAYHHHQQSWMMQPHQAQPAAGWNPQSAPSLGQPQQYSGGSQTPGSGDEIRSLWIGDLQPWMDESYLVNSFSITGEVQQAKVIRNKQSGYSEGYGFIEFVSHAAAERILQTYNGALMPSSEQTFKLNWAGERRQSEGPEHTVFVGDLAPDVTDYMLTETFKNVYSSVKGAKVVVDRTTGRSKGYGFVRFGDESEQIRAMTEMNGQYCSSRPMRTGPAANKKPLTMQQPGGYQNPQGNAGESDLTNTTIFVGALDESVTEDVLKSVFGQFGELVHVKIPAGKRCGFVQYANRACAEQGLNALNGTQLGGQSIRLSWGRTTSNKQTQPDQAQYGGGGGYYGYPPQGYEGYGYAPPPQDPNAYYGGYPGAGYGNYQQPGGGYQQQQQ; encoded by the exons ATGATGCAGCAGCCACCTCCAGCCGCCAACGGTGCCGCCGCCGCAGGGCCAGGAGATCAGCAAGCTTACCACCACCACCAGCAATCCTGGATGATGCAGCCCCACCAAGCTCAGCCAGCAGCAGGATGGAATCCCCAATCAGCGCCGTCTCTAGGTCAACCACAACAATACAGCGGTGGATCTCAAACTCCAGGATCAGGTGACGAGATCCGCTCCTTGTGGATCGGAGACTTGCAGCCATGGATGGACGAGAGCTACCTCGTCAACAGCTTCTCCATCACCGGAGAG GTTCAACAAGCTAAAGTCATCCGCAACAAGCAGAGTGGATACTCCGAAGGCTACGGCTTTATTGAGTTTGTGAGCCACGCTGCAGCCGAGAGGATTCTCCAGACTTACAACGGTGCTCTAATGCCCAGCAGTGAGCAGACCTTCAAGCTGAACTGGGCTGGTGAGAGGCGCCAGTCCGAAGGGCCTGAGCACACCGTTTTCGTTGGAGACTTGGCGCCTGATGTTACTGACTACATGCTTACCGAGACGTTTAAGAATGTGTATTCATCTGTCAAGGGAGCTAAGGTTGTGGTTGATAGGACTACGGGACGGTCCAAGGGGTACGGGTTTGTTAGGTTCGGGGATGAGAGTGAGCAGATAAGGGCTATGACTGAGATGAATGGTCAGTATTGCTCGTCTAGGCCTATGCGTACTGGTCCGGCTGCTAACAAGAAGCCTCTTACAATGCAGCAACCTG GTGGATATCAGAACCCTCAAGGAAATGCCGGAGAAAGTGATTTAACTAACACAACA ATTTTTGTTGGAGCGTTGGATGAAAGTGTGACAGAAGATGTTTTGAAGTCAGTTTTTGGTCAGTTTGGTGAACTTGTTCATGTTAAAATACCAGCTGGAAAACGTTGCGGATTTGTTCAGTATGCTAATAG GGCATGTGCAGAGCAAGGACTCAACGCCTTGAATGGAACACAACTTGGCGGACAGAGCATTCGTCTTTCATGGGGTCGCACTACTTCCAACAAGCAG ACTCAGCCTGATCAAGCACAgtacggtggtggtggtggatacTATGGGTATCCTCCTCAGGGATACGAAGGTTACGGATATGCACCTCCTCCTCAGGACCCTAACGCCTACTATGGTGGCTACCCTGGTGCCGGCTATGGAAACTACCAGCAGCCTGGTGGTGGCTACCAGCAGCAACAGCAG TGA
- the LOC106414482 gene encoding aconitate hydratase 2, mitochondrial translates to MYRRATAGVRSASTTLTRLSSSSLASAPAASSSAPSASVINQTSGSRSFSSALRSYRVCSASTRWSHGGSWRSPASLRAQARVSAPVMERLERRYASMASEHTYQDILTSLPKPGGGEYGKYYSLPALNDPRIDKLPYSVRILLESAIRNCDNYQVTKDDVEKILDWENTSTKQVEIAFKPARVILQDFTGVPALVDLASMRDAVKNLGSDPNKINPLVPVDLVVDHSVQVDFARSEDAAQKNMELEFKRNKERFAFLKWGSTAFQNMLVVPPGSGIVHQVNLEYLGRVVFNSGGFLYPDSVVGTDSHTTMIDGLGVAGWGVGGIEAEAAMLGQPMSMVLPGVVGFKLDGKLKEGVTATDLVLTVTQILRKHGVVGKFVEFYGEGMSELSLADRATIANMSPEYGATMGFFPVDHVTLEYLKLTGRSDETVSMIESYLRANNMFVDYNEPQQERAYTSYLQLDLGHVEPCISGPKRPHDRVPLKDMKADWHACLDNPVGFKGFAVPKEKQGEVVKFSYDGQPAEIKNGSVVIAAITSCTNTSNPSVMIGAALVAKKAFDLGLKVKPWVKTSLAPGSRVVEKYLDRSGLREDLNKQGFQIVGYGCTTCIGNSGDLDKSVAAAIEGTDIIPAAVLSGNRNFEGRVHPQTRANYLASPPLVVAYALAGTVDIDFETEPLGTGKDGKNVFLRDIWPSNEEVAKVVQYSVLPSMFKSSYETITEGNPLWNELSAPGSTLYSWDSNSTYIHEPPYFKNMTANPPGPREVKDAYCLLNFGDSVTTDHISPAGNIQKTSPAAKFLMDRGVSQTDFNSYGSRRGNDEVMARGTFANIRLVNKLLKGEVGPKTVHVPTGEKLSVFDAASRYMNAGQDTVILAGAEYGSGSSRDWAAKGPLLLGVKAVIAKSFERIHRSNLAGMGIIPLCFKAGEDADTLGLTGHERYTVHLPTKVSDIKPGQDVTVTTDTGKSFVCTLRFDTEVELAYYDHGGILPYVIRSLSAK, encoded by the exons ATGTATCGACGCGCCACTGCCGGCGTTCGTTCTGCCTCCACTACTCTAACAAGGCTTTCTTCCTCTTCCCTCGCCTCGGCTCCCGCGGCTTCATCTTCGGCTCCATCAGCGTCGGTTATTAACCAGACGAGCGGATCTAGGAGCTTCTCGTCAGCTCTACGCTCGTACCGTGTATGCTCTGCCTCTACGAGGTGGAGCCATGGTGGGAGCTGGAGATCTCCAGCTAGCCTTCGTGCTCAAGCTAGGGTTTCCGCTCCGGTGATGGAGAGGTTGGAGCGTAGATACGCTTCCATGG cttCTGAGCATACATACCAGGATATCTTGACAAGTCTTCCAAAGCCTGGTGGTGGAGAGTATGGAAAGTACTACTCCTTACCCGCTTTAAACGACCCAAGAATTG ATAAGCTGCCATACTCTGTAAGGATATTATTGGAATCAGCAATTCGTAACTGTGACAACTATCAAGTCACGAAGGATGACGTTGAGAAAATCCTTGACTGGGAGAATACATCTACTAAGCAAGTTGAAATCGCTTTCAAGCCAGCCCGTGTTATCTTACAG GACTTCACTGGAGTACCAGCTCTAGTTGATCTTGCTTCTATGAGGGACGCAGTGAAGAATCTTGGTAGTGATCCTAACAAGATTAACCCCTTG GTTCCTGTTGATCTTGTCGTTGATCACTCAGTCCAAGTTGACTTTGCAAGGTCAGAAGATGCTGCACAGAAAAATATGGAGCTTGAGttcaaaagaaacaaagaaagattTGCCTTCCTTAAATGGGGTTCAACTGCCTTCCAGAACATGCTGGTTGTTCCTCCTGGTTCTGGGATTGTCCATCAG GTCAACTTGGAATACCTTGGACGTGTTGTTTTCAACTCTGGTGGCTTCCTCTACCCTGACAGCGTTGTTGGAACTGATTCCCACACCACCATGATTGATGGATTAGGAGTCGCTGGGTGGGGTGTTGGAGGAATTGAAGCAGAGGCAGCAATGCTTGGTCAG CCAATGAGCATGGTGTTACCTGGCGTAGTTGGATTTAAGTTGGATGGAAAGTTGAAGGAAGGTGTCACAGCTACTGATTTAGTTCTCACTGTGACCCAAATACTAAGGAAGCATGGTGTTGTCGGCAAGTTTGTTGAGTTTTATG GTGAGGGGATGAGTGAACTATCACTAGCTGATAGAGCCACAATTGCAAACATGTCTCCTGAGTACGGTGCAACAATGGGTTTCTTCCCAGTGGACCATGTTACACTAGAGTACCTGAAGTTGACTGGAAGAAGCGATGAAACT GTGTCAATGATAGAATCATACTTGCGCGCAAACAATATGTTTGTTGACTACAACGAG CCTCAACAAGAAAGAGCATACACATCTTATTTGCAATTGGATTTGGGACATGTTGAACCATGTATCTCTGGTCCTAAAAG GCCTCATGACCGAGTGCCTCTGAAAGATATGAAGGCTGACTGGCATGCATGCCTTGACAATCCTGTTGGATTCAAG GGTTTTGCAGTGCCAAAAGAGAAACAAGGAGAAGTTGTGAAGTTCTCATACGATGGACAACCTGCTGAGATCAAGAATGGTAGTGTTGTTATTGCGGCAATCACTAGTTGTACAAACACATCTAACCCTAGTGTCATGATCGGTGCTGCACTTGTTGCAAAGAAAGCCTTTGATCTTGGCCTGAAGGTTAAACCATGGGTTAAGACAAGTCTTGCTCCAGGGTCTAGAGTTGTCGAGAAATATCTGGATAGAAG TGGGCTCCGAGAGGACTTGAACAAGCAAGGATTCCAAATTGTGGGATACGGTTGCACGACATGCATTGGGAACTCTGGTGATCTTGATAAATCAGTTGCAGCTGCTATAGAAGGAACTG ATATCATTCCAGCTGCTGTGCTCTCTGGTAACAGAAACTTTGAAGGACGTGTCCATCCACAAACAAGAGCTAACTATCTTGCTTCACCACCATTAGTTGTTGCTTATGCCCTTGCTGGAACG GTTGATATTGATTTTGAGACTGAGCCTTTAGGAACCGGAAAAGATGGCAAAAATGTGTTCCTGAGGGACATATGGCCAAGCAATGAGGAAGTTGCTAAG GTTGTTCAATATAGCGTGCTACCAAGCATGTTCAAGAGCTCATACGAGACAATAACCGAAGGAAACCCCTTGTGGAATGAACTCTCTGCACCTGGTTCAACGTTATATTCATGGGATTCAAACTCCACCTACATTCACGAACCTCCTTATTTCAAGAACATGACAGCAAATCCACCTGGTCCTCGTGAAGTGAAGGATGCCTACTGCTTACTCAACTTTGGAGACAGTGTGACAACGGATCACATCTCTCCAGCAGGGAACATTCAGAAGACTAGTCCAGCTGCAAAGTTTTTAATGGACCGTGGTGTGAGTCAAACTGACTTCAACTCGTACGGAAGTCGTAGGGGAAACGATGAAGTGATGGCTCGTGGTACCTTTGCCAACATTCGTCTTGTTAACAAGCTCTTGAAAGGAGAAGTTGGTCCCAAGACTGTTCATGTTCCCACTGGTGAAAAACTCAGCGTTTTTGATGCAGCAAGT AGATACATGAACGCTGGACAGGACACGGTCATCTTGGCTGGTGCTGAGTATGGAAGTGGTAGCTCTAGGGATTGGGCTGCAAAGGGTCCTTTGCTTTTG ggagTGAAAGCTGTAATTGCAAAGAGCTTTGAGAGAATCCACCGCAGCAACTTGGCTGGTATGGGAATCATTCCTCTGTGTTTCAAGGCTGGGGAGGACGCAGACACCCTTGGACTTACTGGCCATGAACGCTACACGGTTCACCTTCCTACCAAAGTCAGTGACATTAAGCCTGGTCAAGATGTTACTGTAACCACTGACACTGGCAAATCCTTTGTTTGCACTTTGCGGTTTGATACAGAG GTGGAACTGGCGTACTATGACCATGGTGGTATTCTTCCCTACGTTATCCGGAGCTTGAGCGCCAAGTGA
- the LOC106359909 gene encoding uncharacterized protein LOC106359909 isoform X1, with product MSRLWAKVAGLFRSKSFIGADKTGNKYFSRMEEIDGLVKEKRWVVFRREEDPTSVPVEWICWLNGQRKRAPTPEEMAELEARRERVKLNVARLKREEEERKAREGTGRKITSIGKVEGPDLSSFVRHFPPDSKGDKPEEASEEADQSRVKEHEPEIVTAEPPEPKTTEPSGSGSSFRPGTWQPPS from the exons ATGTCGAGGCTATGGGCGAAAGTAGCCGGATTGTTCAGAAGCAAGAGCTTCATCGGAGCAGACAAGACCGGTAACAAGTACTTCTCCAGAATGGAGGAGATCGACGGTTTGG tgaaggagaagagatgggTTGTCTTTAGACGAGAAGAGGACCCAACCTCTGTTCCTG TTGAATGGATATGTTGGCTGAATGGTCAGAGAAAACGAGCTCCAACTCCAGAG GAAATGGCTGAGCTTGAAGCAAGGCGTGAGCGTGTGAAGCTTAATGTTGCTC GTCTCAAGAGAGAAGAGGAGGAGAGGAAAGCCAGAGAAGGCACTGGACGCAAAATCACTAGCATCG GTAAAGTTGAGGGTCCAGATTTGTCAAGCTTTGTACGCCATTTTCCACCGGATTCAAAAG GTGATAAACCAGAGGAAGCTAGCGAAGAAGCAGATCAATCAAG GGTCAAGGAACATGAACCAGAGATTGTTACTGCAGAACCACCCGAACCAAA GACAACTGAACCATCAGGGTCTGGATCATCATTTAGACCCGGAACCTGGCAGCCACCATCCTAA
- the LOC106359909 gene encoding uncharacterized protein LOC106359909 isoform X2 has product MKEKRWVVFRREEDPTSVPVEWICWLNGQRKRAPTPEEMAELEARRERVKLNVARLKREEEERKAREGTGRKITSIGKVEGPDLSSFVRHFPPDSKGDKPEEASEEADQSRVKEHEPEIVTAEPPEPKTTEPSGSGSSFRPGTWQPPS; this is encoded by the exons tgaaggagaagagatgggTTGTCTTTAGACGAGAAGAGGACCCAACCTCTGTTCCTG TTGAATGGATATGTTGGCTGAATGGTCAGAGAAAACGAGCTCCAACTCCAGAG GAAATGGCTGAGCTTGAAGCAAGGCGTGAGCGTGTGAAGCTTAATGTTGCTC GTCTCAAGAGAGAAGAGGAGGAGAGGAAAGCCAGAGAAGGCACTGGACGCAAAATCACTAGCATCG GTAAAGTTGAGGGTCCAGATTTGTCAAGCTTTGTACGCCATTTTCCACCGGATTCAAAAG GTGATAAACCAGAGGAAGCTAGCGAAGAAGCAGATCAATCAAG GGTCAAGGAACATGAACCAGAGATTGTTACTGCAGAACCACCCGAACCAAA GACAACTGAACCATCAGGGTCTGGATCATCATTTAGACCCGGAACCTGGCAGCCACCATCCTAA
- the BNAA08G14240D gene encoding uncharacterized protein BNAA08G14240D, with protein sequence MKGLSSSPVRRNDGFHRYLKPGALAQIRNTRLNSRSNSSLALSLPSRVDPPDATPTTMDQMPDLLSKIYGGPFRIGRKKLGPARSVLRTMMDLNPPSPNSTLESASNGNNNVLSIVDVLVAH encoded by the coding sequence ATGAAGGGACTCTCATCATCGCCTGTTCGAAGAAACGACGGCTTCCACCGCTACTTGAAGCCAGGCGCTCTCGCTCAGATCCGTAACACTAGACTCAACTCCAGATCCAACTCCTCCTTAGCTCTTTCCCTCCCCAGCAGAGTCGACCCGCCAGACGCGACGCCGACGACGATGGACCAGATGCCTGATCTCCTGAGCAAGATATACGGTGGTCCGTTTCGCATCGGTAGGAAGAAACTTGGTCCCGCTAGATCTGTGTTGAGGACGATGATGGATTTAAACCCTCCTTCTCCGAACTCCACGCTTGAATCCGCTAGTAATGGTAATAACAACGTTTTAAGTATCGTCGATGTTTTAGTTGCTCATTGA
- the LOC106361356 gene encoding probable beta-1,3-galactosyltransferase 4, with the protein MSMKHHHRGLELSASKSFVSKKLTFFLCIGFFCAGTLFSDRMWPEPEANVVSREASDERLHLVSDDCDSSKKSLKLESKDSLGEAYKSPDAIQTLDKTISTLEMELVAARAAQESIMNGSPVSDDFKLPETATRRKYLMVVGVNTAFSSRKRRDSVRATWMPPGEDRKKLEEEKGIIMRFVIGHSATPGGILDRAIQAEESKHGDFLRLDHVEGYLELSAKTKSYFTTAYALWDADFYVKVDDDVHVNIATLGAELARYRMKPRVYIGCMKSGPVLAQKGVRYHEPEYWKFGEEGNKYFRHATGQLYAISRELASYISINQNVLHKYVNEDVSLGSWFLGLDVEHVDDRRLCCGTTDCEWKAQAGNMCVASFDWSCSGICRSADRMKDVHRRCGEGPNALLAASF; encoded by the exons ATGTCGATGAAGCATCATCATAGAGGATTAGAGTTGTCTGCTTCAAAGAGTTTTGTCTCCAAGAAATTGACTTTCTTCCTCTGTATCGGTTTCTTCTGCGCGGGAACTCTCTTCTCCGACAG AATGTGGCCAGAGCCTGAAGCCAATGTTGTATCAAGGGAAGCTTCAGATGAACGGTTGCATTTAGTATCAGACGACTGTGATTCTTCTAAA AAAAGTTTGAAGCTTGAATCAAAAGACAGCCTTGGAGAAGCTTACAAGAGTCCAGATGCAATTCA AACGCTGGACAAGACAATTTCAACTCTAGAAATGGAATTAGTAGCTGCAAGAGCCGCACAGGAATCAATCATGAATGGCTCACCAGTGTCTGATGATTTCAAACTCCCTGAAACCGCCACCAGAAGAAAGTATCTGATGGTTGTTGGGGTAAACACTGCCTTTAGCAGCCGAAAGCGCAGGGACTCAGTCCGTGCTACCTGGATGCCTCCCG GTGAGGATAGAAAGAAGCTTGAGGAAGAGAAAGGGATCATAATGCGGTTTGTAATAGGCCATAG TGCCACTCCTGGTGGGATTCTTGATAGAGCGATTCAGGCTGAAGAAAGTAAACATGGAGACTTCTTGAGACTG GATCACGTTGAAGGGTACCTGGAGCTGTCAGCAAAGACTAAATCTTACTTTACCACGGCTTATGCGTTGTGGGATGCAGACTTCTACGTGAAAGTCGATGATGATGTTCATGTTAATATAG CCACGCTCGGAGCAGAGTTAGCAAGATACCGGATGAAGCCTCGAGTCTACATTGGATGCATGAAGTCTGGACCCGTTCTTGCTCAGAA AGGAGTGAGATATCATGAACCGGAGTACTGGAAATTTGGAGAAGAGGGTAACAAGTACTTCCGCCATGCCACTGGTCAGCTCTACGCAATTTCCAGGGAACTGGCGTCTTACATATCCATAAACCA AAACGTGCTTCACAAGTATGTGAATGAGGATGTTTCTTTAGGATCATGGTTTCTTGGATTGGATGTGGAGCATGTAGATGACCGTAGGCTATGTTGTGGTACAACAg ATTGTGAGTGGAAGGCACAGGCGGGCAACATGTGTGTTGCCTCGTTTGATTGGAGTTGCAGTGGGATATGTAGATCAGCGGATCGGATGAAGGATGTTCATCGGAGGTGTGGAGAAGGCCCAAATGCTCTCTTGGCTGCATCTTTTTGA
- the LOC106359050 gene encoding mitogen-activated protein kinase kinase kinase 18, which yields MNIAWTRGPTIGRGSTATVSIATSNTGEIFAVKSANFSSSAFLQREQSILSTLSSPHIVKYIGSSLTCENDRLVYNILMEYVSGGSLHGLIKNSGGKLPEPAIRSHTRQILKGLKYLHERGIVHCDLKSQNVLVGENGVVSKIADLGCAKPVFNSGFSGTPAFMAPEVARGEEQRFPADVWALGCTVIEMMTGSSPWPELNDAVAGMYKIGYSGESPEIPEGTSEKGRDFVMRCLRVDPKQRWTVEELLKHPFLDDDEEDEESQSIDYLRNTSSPSTVLDQRFWNSCEDSETEDPFADYSDSWRSPADRIEQLAGDEVTSVPSWDTVDDGEWIQVRGDVIGEAEKRVSYGGEDIICVEATSSSQVIEDWIWDQESLLSEYSSDDVIASLYSNAAIQGNLIVYNLGDKNVPINKMFRNYNEDKKTFICQIALNNVLTKTNQTNMDLRSMFLLTFVIVIVSVSFWVKIQLYKRD from the coding sequence ATGAACATTGCTTGGACAAGAGGACCAACCATCGGCCGTGGCTCCACCGCCACCGTCTCAATAGCAACTTCAAACACCGGTGAGATCTTCGCCGTCAAATCCGCCAACTTCTCTTCATCAGCGTTCTTGCAAAGAGAGCAATCCATATTGTCTACATTGAGCTCTCCTCACATAGTCAAGTACATAGGCTCTAGTCTAACGTGCGAGAACGACCGACTTGTCTACAACATCCTTATGGAGTACGTTTCCGGCGGGAGTCTTCACGGTTTAATCAAGAACTCAGGCGGGAAGTTGCCGGAGCCGgcgatcagatcacacacgcgTCAGATTCTCAAGGGTCTGAAGTATCTTCACGAGAGAGGGATCGTTCACTGCGACTTGAAGAGCCAGAACGTGCTGGTTGGAGAAAACGGCGTCGTTTCAAAGATCGCTGATTTGGGTTGTGCTAAACCGGTTTTTAACTCGGGATTTTCCGGTACGCCGGCGTTTATGGCGCCGGAGGTTGCTCGTGGTGAAGAACAGAGGTTTCCTGCTGATGTGTGGGCTTTAGGGTGTACGGTGATCGAGATGATGACAGGATCAAGCCCTTGGCCGGAGCTAAACGACGCCGTTGCGGGGATGTATAAGATTGGATACTCAGGTGAGTCGCCGGAGATTCCTGAGGGGACATCGGAGAAAGGTAGGGACTTTGTGATGAGGTGTTTGAGGGTTGATCCGAAACAGAGATGGACGGTGGAAGAGCTCCTTAAACACCCTTTTCTCGACGACGACGAGGAAGACGAAGAGTCTCAATCTATCGATTACTTGCGGAACACGTCTTCTCCGAGCACTGTGTTGGATCAACGGTTTTGGAATTCATGCGAAGACTCGGAAACAGAAGACCCTTTTGCTGATTACTCGGATTCGTGGCGTTCGCCGGCTGATCGGATTGAGCAACTCGCCGGAGATGAAGTTACAAGCGTTCCTAGTTGGGATACGGTAGACGACGGCGAGTGGATTCAAGTGAGGGGAGATGTTATCGGAGAAGCCGAGAAACGCGTTAGCTACGGCGGTGAAGACATCATTTGCGTCGAGGCAACGTCATCGTCGCAAGTGATTGAAGATTGGATATGGGATCAAGAGAGCTTGTTGTCGGAATATTCCTCTGACGACGTCATTGCTAGTCTTTACTCCAATGCTGCAATTCAAGGaaatttaattgtttataaTCTTGGAGATAAAAATGTaccaataaataaaatgtttcgTAATTATAATGAGGATAAGAAAACATTTATCTGTCAAATTGCATTGAACAATGtcctaacaaaaacaaatcaaactaaTATGGACCTTCGGTCTATGTTTCTTTTAACATTTGTAATCGTTATTGTTTCAGTTTCTTTTTGGGTTAAAATCcaactatataaaagggactaa